The Spirosoma foliorum genome has a window encoding:
- a CDS encoding IS3 family transposase, whose amino-acid sequence MEQLCGVFGMTRQAWYAATRRQEKRGFQAAIVLAEVRRLRKQVAGLGTTKLYELMQDFLASHQIKLGRDRLHKLLKDNTLLLSKKRSRVKTTDSDHDLEKYPNQVKELKPDRVGQLWVSDLSYIRVGIGFAYLSVIMDAYSRKIVGWSFHKTLEAKGPVAALEMALKTRGQPNQPLIHHSDRGVQYCSGAYVDRLRQATITISMTESGDPNENALAERVFRTLKEDFHLWGFPTFGVAETAIEQAIGAYNSVRPHASLGYKTPDQAHQGQGYQPLKWYPYKKVRYGNVQYQADWQPCSPL is encoded by the coding sequence ATGGAGCAGTTGTGCGGAGTGTTTGGGATGACAAGACAGGCCTGGTATGCGGCTACCCGGCGTCAGGAAAAACGGGGCTTTCAGGCAGCCATTGTTCTGGCTGAAGTCAGACGATTGCGTAAGCAAGTTGCGGGTTTGGGCACGACTAAATTGTATGAGCTGATGCAGGATTTTCTGGCTTCTCATCAAATCAAGTTAGGACGTGACAGGTTACATAAATTACTGAAAGACAATACTTTACTGCTTTCTAAGAAACGATCAAGAGTTAAAACGACCGATTCCGATCATGATTTAGAGAAGTATCCTAATCAGGTTAAAGAGCTCAAACCAGATCGAGTGGGTCAGCTCTGGGTCAGTGATCTGAGTTACATTCGGGTGGGGATTGGCTTTGCCTATTTATCGGTGATTATGGATGCGTATTCGCGTAAAATTGTAGGCTGGTCATTCCACAAAACGTTAGAAGCCAAAGGGCCAGTAGCGGCTTTGGAGATGGCCCTAAAAACGCGTGGTCAGCCGAATCAACCGCTGATCCACCACTCCGATCGGGGCGTTCAGTATTGTTCGGGGGCTTATGTGGATCGATTGCGTCAAGCTACAATTACCATTAGTATGACCGAGTCGGGTGATCCAAACGAGAATGCTTTAGCGGAACGGGTTTTCCGTACCCTAAAAGAAGACTTTCATCTGTGGGGGTTCCCTACTTTTGGTGTGGCTGAAACGGCTATCGAGCAGGCCATTGGTGCTTACAATTCAGTACGACCGCACGCGTCTTTAGGCTATAAAACGCCTGATCAGGCTCACCAGGGTCAAGGCTATCAACCACTAAAATGGTACCCTTATAAAAAAGTTCGGTACGGAAATGTGCAATATCAAGCTGATTGGCAGCCTTGTTCTCCATTGTAA
- a CDS encoding alpha/beta hydrolase family protein: MAQTQQSVSFINDNHLLAGTLTMPPGKGVHPAVLIVLGSGSSNRDGEIEGLKPFQALMAELVKKGFAVLRYGNRSKGSSPGKPIEEFTTTELASDAQAAFRLLKGHKEIDSERIGVIGHSEGATIAAIAASRIPKIRCLLALNGPANILNRCSLLVKQRRSFLKTR; encoded by the coding sequence TTGGCCCAAACTCAACAAAGCGTCAGTTTTATCAACGATAATCATCTATTAGCTGGCACGCTCACGATGCCTCCAGGAAAGGGGGTTCATCCAGCAGTACTTATTGTCTTGGGTAGTGGCTCTAGCAATCGAGATGGGGAGATAGAGGGGCTTAAGCCCTTCCAGGCTTTGATGGCCGAACTGGTCAAAAAGGGATTTGCTGTGTTACGCTATGGTAATCGGTCTAAAGGTAGCTCACCAGGTAAGCCAATTGAAGAGTTTACTACTACAGAATTGGCTTCCGATGCTCAAGCGGCTTTTAGATTATTAAAGGGTCATAAAGAGATAGATTCCGAACGAATTGGGGTTATCGGGCATAGTGAAGGAGCGACCATTGCCGCTATTGCTGCTTCAAGGATTCCGAAAATCAGATGTTTACTCGCTCTTAATGGGCCTGCCAATATCCTAAACAGATGCTCCCTGCTGGTCAAACAAAGGAGGAGTTTTTTAAAAACCAGATAG
- a CDS encoding nuclear transport factor 2 family protein: MLKYVLLYGFLLKGLVSQAQSTADIEKTIQDLEQIGVKGILTADTSLLTQIWAPEFMVTTPRNTIAPNRAAVFKNQKQGLIDYSSFERVIEQMQVQENLVITMGYELFVAKHDLQEAKAGQPTKRRFTNIWLKKNGQWKQIGRHASIICSP, from the coding sequence ATGCTTAAATACGTACTTCTTTATGGGTTTCTGCTGAAGGGTTTAGTCAGTCAAGCTCAGTCTACAGCTGACATTGAAAAAACCATCCAAGACTTAGAGCAGATTGGCGTTAAAGGTATTTTAACCGCTGATACCAGCTTACTGACCCAAATTTGGGCCCCTGAATTTATGGTTACTACGCCCCGCAATACCATTGCCCCCAATCGAGCGGCCGTGTTTAAAAATCAGAAGCAGGGACTGATTGATTACAGCTCCTTTGAGCGCGTCATTGAACAGATGCAAGTCCAGGAAAACCTGGTCATTACCATGGGCTACGAATTGTTTGTAGCCAAGCATGACCTGCAGGAAGCCAAGGCCGGCCAACCGACCAAACGTCGGTTTACCAATATCTGGCTGAAAAAAAATGGGCAGTGGAAACAGATCGGCAGGCATGCCTCGATCATTTGTTCGCCCTAG
- a CDS encoding FEKKY domain-containing protein has product MMRKLTTLVFLSLCMLQGLSSQPLQPCPAFNRLTAQGDLAKGKPKLFLPGGIAPLRRASDSVMEKQLGFIYQDLGCVRPVDDRCLREYSQVVFAYLDKLHGKQWRAYVRKEVLFLLPPPSLATNR; this is encoded by the coding sequence ATGATGAGGAAATTAACCACCCTAGTCTTTCTGAGCCTTTGCATGCTACAGGGTCTCAGTAGCCAACCCCTCCAGCCTTGTCCAGCCTTTAACCGACTCACAGCACAAGGGGACCTGGCTAAAGGAAAGCCTAAACTGTTTCTACCAGGCGGGATAGCCCCCCTTAGGCGGGCCAGCGATTCCGTCATGGAAAAACAATTAGGTTTTATCTATCAAGACTTGGGTTGTGTTAGGCCCGTTGACGATCGTTGTCTGCGCGAGTATAGCCAGGTGGTCTTTGCTTACTTAGACAAACTGCATGGAAAACAGTGGCGGGCGTACGTGCGCAAAGAGGTCTTATTTCTACTTCCTCCACCTAGTCTGGCTACTAATCGGTAG
- a CDS encoding DUF1624 domain-containing protein yields the protein MTARIKSRIASIDLLKGFVMILMALDHTREYFHAPAFLFDPADPVHSSVPIFFTRFITHFCAPAFSFLAGISAFMAGQGKPKMELSAFLLKRGVWLVVMELTIVNFGWYFDVHFRNIDLLVLWSLGISMMALAGLIYLPRGLLLGICCLLIFGHNLLDTIHFENSISWSLLHEENVFPVAGIYNLYVGYPVLPWTAVMALGYWFGLFYGPLFDGTKRRKVFNIIGVFAWLLFILLRITNLYGDQSAFVHYHSLSKGLISFFNPTKYPPSLLYLLMTLGTVFIFLANAENVRGKVVTFLSTFGKVPFFYYILHIYIIHGLAMLLAQLSGFGWQHYLLTAWTSFNPDLQGYGYPLWVVYVVWLSIIGLLYPLCKKFAAYKQSHKENWWLSYL from the coding sequence GTGACAGCAAGAATAAAGAGCCGGATTGCATCCATCGATCTCTTAAAAGGATTCGTGATGATACTTATGGCACTTGACCATACCCGTGAATATTTTCATGCACCGGCTTTTCTGTTCGATCCAGCAGACCCTGTTCATTCGTCAGTACCCATTTTTTTTACCCGGTTCATCACCCATTTTTGTGCGCCTGCCTTTAGCTTTCTAGCCGGGATTTCTGCCTTTATGGCTGGCCAGGGAAAACCCAAAATGGAACTGTCCGCATTTTTACTGAAAAGGGGGGTGTGGCTAGTGGTTATGGAACTGACCATTGTGAATTTCGGATGGTATTTCGATGTGCATTTCCGAAACATTGACCTGCTGGTACTTTGGTCGTTAGGGATTAGTATGATGGCATTGGCTGGATTGATCTATCTCCCAAGAGGGTTGTTATTGGGGATTTGCTGCCTGTTGATCTTCGGGCATAACCTGCTGGATACGATCCATTTTGAAAACAGCATTAGCTGGAGTTTGCTTCATGAAGAGAACGTGTTTCCTGTTGCGGGCATTTACAATCTATATGTTGGTTATCCTGTTTTACCGTGGACAGCGGTCATGGCGTTGGGCTATTGGTTTGGCTTATTTTATGGGCCTCTATTCGATGGAACTAAACGAAGAAAGGTGTTTAATATAATAGGCGTTTTTGCCTGGCTCCTATTCATACTTCTTAGAATCACAAACCTATACGGTGACCAAAGCGCTTTTGTCCATTATCATTCGTTGAGTAAAGGCCTGATCTCTTTTTTCAATCCCACCAAATATCCTCCTTCCTTGTTGTATTTATTAATGACATTAGGGACCGTTTTTATTTTTTTGGCTAATGCAGAAAACGTACGGGGTAAGGTCGTTACTTTCTTATCTACCTTTGGCAAGGTGCCTTTTTTCTATTATATTCTGCATATATATATTATACATGGGCTAGCTATGTTATTGGCGCAATTGTCAGGTTTTGGCTGGCAACACTATCTGTTGACAGCCTGGACCAGTTTTAATCCTGACCTGCAAGGCTATGGCTACCCGCTTTGGGTGGTTTATGTAGTATGGCTAAGCATTATTGGCTTATTATACCCTTTATGTAAAAAGTTTGCGGCTTACAAACAAAGTCATAAAGAAAACTGGTGGTTAAGTTATTTATAA
- a CDS encoding IS3 family transposase, translated as MRFRSLKSELVYQQDFQTQAMAKQAVFAYIEICGAARAVQSPTKAFGAGVSFPF; from the coding sequence ATCCGATTCAGAAGCCTCAAGTCGGAGTTGGTGTATCAGCAGGATTTTCAAACGCAAGCCATGGCTAAACAGGCTGTGTTTGCATACATAGAGATTTGCGGGGCCGCCCGTGCGGTACAATCGCCAACGAAGGCATTCGGCGCTGGGGTATCTTTCCCCTTTTGA
- a CDS encoding outer membrane beta-barrel protein, which translates to MKTLYLFFALFITYLPTVSIAQTTLSGSVHTLHNIPLPFATVALLNARDSTLVKGAISQETGVYTFDNVRPGQYRLVASAVGYVTNRSAVVLVGTSAVALPDMTLRESTQTLGEVTVAAKKPMYEQQVDRLVVNVQNSITASGGTALEVLERSPGITVNRQNNSLTMSGKGGVMVMMNGKLTRLPIATVVQMLEGMAANDIEKIELITTPPARYDAEGDAGIINIVTKKNRDFGMNGNVSATLGYGWYARPAGTLNLNQRSQKLNIYGNGSFFRSQTWQNLRFDRVVEQPGQTLATNTESNRFPITTNYNAKLGFDYSLSTQTTLNGLVSGFDNTYFMDNADNVGITLVNGAQSKQSNLLNTETNHWQHLLLNLNLRHVFSNKQEWSIDLDRLYYHNDNPNTYNSTKQDFTNGTQENEQIRISKKTPILTWVLKTDFIKPIGTKGRLETGLKATTTRLDNTVNLDRLMAEGWKVDSFYTQQYQLAETILAGYVSLNQPLDSKTTLQAGLRYEHTRTDIHRPDGQSLLNRDYGNLFPSVFLSRKLSKNHTANLSYSRRITRPSYNDIAPFVSFIDLSTFSSGNPVLRPTISDAVQGSYTFKDAYVFSLKYSLDQNVIAGFQPHVDAVTNQIQYYAENIDHQQTLSLAASLPWQVTPWWKSQTNLTGLWQSLTTLYQDSPVSRTLWNAQINTSHTFTLPNKFTAELTGFYYSPTMFGLYRGRSFGQVTLGLQKLLPKDKGAFRLTVSDIFWTNIGRYNSTIPALNINTTMTFLTEPRVFRLTYTRSFGSKTIKAARNRATGSDEERGRVQSN; encoded by the coding sequence ATGAAAACTTTATACCTCTTTTTTGCGCTGTTCATTACCTATCTGCCAACCGTTAGCATTGCCCAAACTACGCTTTCCGGTTCTGTCCACACCCTCCATAACATACCCCTGCCATTTGCCACCGTGGCCCTGCTCAACGCTCGCGATTCAACCTTGGTGAAAGGAGCAATTAGCCAGGAAACAGGTGTTTACACGTTTGATAACGTCCGGCCGGGCCAGTACCGGTTAGTGGCCTCGGCGGTCGGCTATGTAACAAACCGGTCGGCTGTCGTGCTGGTCGGTACCAGCGCGGTTGCCTTACCGGATATGACCCTACGTGAATCCACCCAAACGCTCGGCGAGGTGACGGTGGCCGCCAAAAAACCGATGTACGAACAGCAGGTAGATCGCCTGGTGGTAAATGTCCAGAACAGCATCACGGCGTCTGGCGGCACGGCACTCGAAGTCTTAGAACGCTCGCCGGGAATTACTGTAAACCGACAGAATAACAGTCTGACCATGAGCGGAAAAGGTGGTGTGATGGTGATGATGAACGGCAAACTGACCCGCCTGCCAATTGCTACTGTTGTACAAATGCTGGAAGGCATGGCGGCCAACGACATCGAAAAAATTGAACTTATCACTACGCCCCCGGCCCGCTACGATGCCGAAGGCGATGCAGGGATTATCAACATCGTTACCAAGAAGAACCGTGACTTCGGCATGAATGGCAACGTCTCGGCCACGCTTGGCTATGGCTGGTATGCCCGCCCGGCGGGAACGCTCAACCTCAACCAACGTAGCCAGAAACTGAATATCTACGGCAACGGGTCGTTTTTTCGTAGCCAAACCTGGCAGAATCTGAGATTTGATCGAGTGGTAGAGCAGCCTGGCCAGACACTGGCGACAAACACGGAGTCGAACCGGTTTCCGATTACGACTAACTACAACGCTAAACTGGGGTTCGATTACTCGCTGAGTACGCAAACGACGCTAAACGGATTAGTGTCGGGGTTCGACAATACCTACTTCATGGACAATGCTGATAATGTGGGTATTACGCTTGTCAATGGTGCGCAATCAAAACAGAGCAACCTGCTCAATACCGAAACAAATCACTGGCAGCACCTGCTGTTGAACCTGAACCTGCGGCACGTTTTCAGTAACAAACAGGAATGGAGCATCGACCTCGACCGGCTGTATTATCACAACGACAACCCCAATACCTACAACAGCACGAAGCAGGATTTTACGAACGGCACTCAGGAGAACGAGCAAATTCGGATCAGCAAAAAAACGCCTATTCTGACCTGGGTGCTGAAAACCGATTTCATCAAACCAATCGGTACCAAAGGTCGATTGGAAACGGGCCTGAAAGCCACTACCACCCGCTTGGACAATACCGTAAACCTGGACAGGCTGATGGCCGAGGGCTGGAAAGTTGACTCGTTCTATACCCAGCAATACCAATTAGCCGAGACTATTCTGGCCGGCTATGTAAGCCTGAACCAGCCTTTAGACAGCAAAACTACGCTCCAGGCAGGGCTGCGCTATGAACACACCCGCACCGATATTCATCGGCCCGATGGTCAGTCGCTACTTAACCGGGACTATGGCAACTTGTTTCCGAGTGTGTTTCTATCGCGGAAGCTGTCGAAAAACCATACGGCCAACCTCTCGTACAGTCGGCGCATCACCCGGCCTTCCTACAACGATATTGCGCCCTTTGTGAGTTTTATTGACCTCAGCACCTTTTCATCCGGTAATCCGGTGCTGCGACCCACCATTTCCGATGCCGTGCAGGGGAGTTATACGTTTAAAGATGCGTACGTTTTTTCGCTCAAATACAGCCTCGATCAGAACGTGATTGCCGGTTTTCAGCCGCACGTCGATGCCGTCACGAACCAGATTCAGTATTACGCCGAAAACATCGACCACCAGCAAACGCTCTCTTTAGCCGCCAGTTTGCCCTGGCAGGTAACGCCCTGGTGGAAAAGTCAGACCAACCTGACGGGTCTGTGGCAAAGCCTGACAACATTGTATCAGGATAGCCCCGTGAGCCGGACGCTCTGGAACGCCCAGATCAACACATCGCACACGTTTACGTTGCCCAACAAGTTCACCGCTGAACTGACGGGGTTCTATTACAGTCCGACTATGTTTGGCCTGTATCGGGGCCGGAGTTTTGGACAGGTAACACTGGGGTTGCAAAAACTCCTGCCGAAGGATAAAGGCGCATTCCGGCTAACGGTGAGCGACATTTTCTGGACAAACATTGGCCGCTACAACAGCACGATTCCCGCTCTGAATATCAATACAACGATGACATTTCTGACTGAGCCGCGTGTATTTCGACTGACCTACACCCGCAGTTTCGGCAGCAAGACTATAAAAGCTGCCAGGAACCGGGCCACCGGCTCTGATGAAGAACGCGGACGAGTACAAAGTAATTAA
- a CDS encoding DUF418 domain-containing protein codes for MNLSPTTSSIAEASLSGMPQRGTADHRPISQAERIQTIDILRGVALLGILLMNIPYFSMAERFSEVFQSDPTNVNFWVSAGITILFEGKMRALFSMIFGVGIILFMGRKEKDGPGHDSQSGKALFFRRMGWLVLYGLIDSHVLLWVGDILYYYGIIGIIAFWFRRMKPTYLAMGVPLVAIIGFVASTLFYQNVRNKRMAYLAIQTVQKQGQKLTVAQQQIVKDWKEAQKQFFPNKAEIAEHTRMMKSDDYFTVAKRYRKEVLEQQTVYLIFGLWDPLALMLLGMALYKWGFVTGQWSRRRYWQTMLIGYGLGLPLVTYSFYYGYANIPNTAAFMVYFETHPISWIDLIYPFQRILLVMAHASLLILLIHRAVGRSGRAQGFLNRLSAVGQMAFTNYVMHTLICTFVFNGYGLNQYAEWQFYQLYYLVGAIWVLQLIVSPIWLRYYQFGPLEWVWRSLTYWERQLMRRQVIAS; via the coding sequence ATGAATCTCTCACCCACAACTTCCTCCATTGCTGAGGCTTCCCTATCCGGAATGCCCCAGCGGGGAACCGCAGACCACCGGCCCATTTCGCAGGCTGAGCGCATCCAAACCATCGACATCCTGCGGGGTGTAGCCCTGCTGGGCATCCTGCTGATGAATATTCCGTACTTTTCTATGGCAGAGCGCTTCAGCGAAGTCTTCCAAAGCGACCCAACCAATGTTAACTTCTGGGTCAGCGCCGGTATCACCATCCTGTTTGAAGGAAAGATGCGCGCTTTGTTCTCCATGATTTTTGGCGTAGGCATTATTCTGTTTATGGGCCGCAAAGAGAAAGACGGGCCGGGGCACGATAGCCAGTCGGGAAAGGCCTTGTTTTTCCGGCGAATGGGCTGGCTGGTGCTGTATGGCCTGATCGATTCGCACGTGCTGCTATGGGTGGGAGACATTTTGTACTACTACGGCATCATTGGTATAATAGCGTTCTGGTTCCGCAGGATGAAACCAACTTATCTGGCAATGGGCGTACCGCTGGTAGCCATTATTGGCTTCGTGGCCAGCACGCTTTTCTACCAGAATGTACGCAACAAGCGCATGGCCTATTTGGCGATTCAAACGGTTCAGAAGCAAGGGCAGAAACTGACTGTCGCCCAACAGCAGATCGTGAAAGACTGGAAGGAAGCGCAAAAGCAATTTTTTCCCAATAAAGCGGAAATAGCCGAACATACTCGAATGATGAAATCAGACGATTATTTTACGGTCGCTAAGCGCTACCGGAAAGAGGTTTTGGAACAGCAAACGGTATACCTGATTTTCGGCCTCTGGGATCCGCTGGCCCTGATGCTACTGGGTATGGCGCTCTATAAATGGGGCTTCGTAACAGGCCAATGGTCGCGCCGACGATATTGGCAAACGATGCTGATAGGCTACGGGCTAGGGCTCCCTTTGGTAACTTATAGCTTCTATTACGGCTACGCAAACATCCCGAATACAGCCGCCTTTATGGTCTATTTTGAAACACATCCAATTTCCTGGATTGACCTGATTTATCCCTTCCAGCGGATTCTGCTGGTGATGGCCCATGCCAGCCTGTTAATCCTGCTGATTCACCGGGCCGTCGGACGGTCGGGTCGGGCGCAGGGGTTCCTGAATCGACTGTCGGCTGTCGGGCAGATGGCCTTTACCAACTACGTCATGCACACGCTGATCTGCACATTCGTGTTCAACGGCTATGGCCTGAACCAGTATGCTGAGTGGCAGTTTTACCAGCTTTATTATCTGGTGGGGGCTATCTGGGTGTTGCAACTGATTGTCAGCCCGATCTGGCTCCGGTATTATCAGTTTGGTCCGCTCGAATGGGTGTGGCGGAGCCTGACCTACTGGGAACGCCAGCTTATGCGCCGACAAGTCATCGCATCCTAA
- a CDS encoding S41 family peptidase translates to MLTKKIAFVFLNLLLAWAPVWAQTPETRLLRQPTVSATQIAFEYGGDIWVTPKNGGEARRITSTDATEENPHFSPDGKWLAFSSNRSGVAQVYIVPAQGGSPTRLTWYPAPSYPRGWTPDGKQVLYASSRETAPTAYNRLWTVSAKGGPSALLPAPWGFDGRYAPDGTKLIVDRVSRWDSEWRHYRGGQNTPLQVLDLKTLTEQPIPTQGSIDIHPIWLKDEIYFLSDRDFIMNVWAYNPTTLALRQVTKLTNGDIKWLEGNGNELVYEHNGYLHLLDPTTAKSSQLAITVIGDFPWSETHTELVTKSATNASLSPTGKRILLEARGDIFTVPVENGDPRNLTRSSGAADRRPVWSPDGKEIAWFSDKDGEGYALYIADQEGIKEPRKIPIGESKLGWNPTWSPNGKFIAFTDNAVRVRILELSTRAITTIDTGGMNLDRDNMGLTWSPDSKWLAYTKSAANNFRNVMVWSADSKKTRPLSDPLADALSPAWDLNGRYLYFLASTNAALGSGWANTSSQQAKPTFGAYITLLRKDDPNPFPLKTDEEPDSTSKPALLSKPEETTKPKPGKKVAVKDTTAAKNVRIDWTNLDRRIIAMPIPVGSYEALLAGPKGHLLISTGKTLSKYTIADKKLDELVKSGSEFAVSANGEKLLYKSGTDWQVVSTTKPPSATAGAVPMHLRMELNRLDEWKQIFTEAWRYQRDYFYDRNMHGRDWQAVWNDYAPLIPYIRHRADLTYLLDQLGGETSVGHSFVFGGNFPEQDTSRVGVLGADLIAVDGRWKIKRIYTTESWNPGLVAPLAQPNLKVEEGHYILAINGQPLTADKDPYESLNGTATLQTILTVNTKPTPEGAWTIRVQPTTKENALRQLAWVEDNRRKVAELSKGKLGYVWVPNTSGAGFTSFNRYYFAQQDKEGAVIDERFNGGGLLDDYMVDLMVRRLRASITNEVPAGKAMRLPAGILGPKVLLINELAGSGGDFFPWIFRQQKVGPLIGTRTWGGLVKSSVHYSFVDGGAMTAPDNAIFDPMTSKWVAENTGVSPDIEQTISADAVSKGHDLQLEKAVDEALKLLQNEPHPSVVNPPYSTPARKP, encoded by the coding sequence ATGTTAACCAAAAAAATAGCCTTCGTTTTCCTGAATTTGCTGCTCGCGTGGGCACCTGTATGGGCACAAACACCGGAGACGCGCCTGTTGAGACAGCCCACGGTCAGTGCCACACAAATCGCGTTTGAATACGGTGGCGATATTTGGGTAACACCCAAAAATGGGGGAGAAGCCAGACGGATAACCAGTACGGATGCCACAGAAGAAAATCCCCACTTTTCGCCGGATGGCAAGTGGCTTGCCTTTAGCTCCAATCGGTCGGGTGTAGCCCAGGTGTATATCGTGCCAGCGCAGGGAGGAAGTCCAACCCGGCTTACCTGGTACCCGGCCCCGTCGTATCCACGAGGTTGGACACCAGATGGCAAACAGGTGCTCTACGCATCCAGCCGGGAAACGGCGCCTACGGCTTACAATCGACTGTGGACCGTTTCGGCCAAAGGCGGGCCATCGGCCTTATTACCAGCGCCGTGGGGATTTGACGGTCGATATGCGCCAGACGGTACTAAACTCATCGTTGACCGGGTAAGCCGCTGGGATAGCGAATGGCGGCATTACCGGGGTGGACAAAATACACCCCTGCAAGTACTGGATCTAAAGACCTTAACTGAACAACCCATCCCCACCCAGGGGAGCATTGATATCCATCCGATCTGGTTGAAGGACGAGATCTATTTTCTCTCAGACCGTGACTTTATCATGAACGTGTGGGCGTATAATCCGACAACATTGGCTCTTCGTCAGGTAACCAAACTGACCAATGGCGACATCAAGTGGCTGGAGGGCAATGGCAACGAGTTAGTGTATGAACACAATGGGTATTTGCACCTGCTTGACCCCACAACGGCTAAAAGCAGTCAACTGGCCATAACGGTCATTGGCGACTTTCCCTGGAGCGAGACCCATACAGAACTGGTAACCAAATCGGCCACCAATGCGTCGCTGTCGCCAACAGGAAAGCGAATTTTATTAGAAGCCAGGGGCGATATATTTACCGTACCCGTTGAAAACGGCGATCCCAGAAACCTGACCCGCAGTTCCGGCGCAGCCGACCGCAGGCCCGTCTGGTCGCCCGACGGGAAAGAAATTGCCTGGTTTTCGGATAAAGACGGGGAGGGTTATGCCCTGTATATCGCTGATCAGGAAGGGATCAAGGAACCACGGAAAATCCCCATCGGTGAGAGTAAATTAGGCTGGAACCCAACCTGGTCGCCTAATGGAAAGTTTATTGCCTTCACTGATAATGCGGTACGAGTCAGGATACTCGAACTATCGACCCGCGCTATTACGACCATCGATACCGGTGGTATGAATTTAGACCGGGATAATATGGGGCTCACCTGGTCGCCTGATAGCAAATGGCTGGCCTACACGAAATCCGCAGCTAATAATTTCAGAAACGTGATGGTCTGGTCGGCAGACAGTAAAAAAACGCGACCGCTGAGCGATCCCCTGGCCGATGCTTTGTCGCCAGCCTGGGATCTAAACGGACGCTATCTGTATTTTTTAGCGAGTACGAATGCCGCGCTGGGTTCGGGCTGGGCCAACACCAGTTCGCAACAGGCTAAACCAACGTTTGGGGCTTATATCACCCTGCTGCGTAAGGATGACCCGAACCCATTTCCGCTTAAAACTGATGAAGAACCTGATAGCACCAGTAAACCTGCACTCCTTAGCAAACCAGAAGAGACGACCAAGCCTAAACCGGGCAAAAAAGTAGCCGTAAAGGACACAACGGCGGCCAAAAACGTCCGGATCGACTGGACGAATCTGGATCGGCGCATCATCGCGATGCCAATTCCGGTAGGCAGTTATGAAGCGTTGCTGGCGGGCCCCAAAGGACACCTGCTCATCTCCACGGGTAAAACACTGAGCAAATACACCATTGCCGACAAGAAACTGGACGAATTGGTGAAATCAGGTTCCGAGTTTGCCGTATCGGCCAATGGCGAAAAGCTATTGTATAAATCCGGAACAGACTGGCAGGTTGTGTCGACAACCAAACCGCCAAGTGCAACGGCGGGAGCGGTACCGATGCACCTACGGATGGAACTGAACCGGCTCGATGAATGGAAGCAAATCTTTACGGAGGCCTGGCGCTACCAGCGCGACTATTTTTATGACCGAAACATGCATGGGCGGGACTGGCAGGCCGTCTGGAACGACTATGCGCCATTGATTCCGTACATCAGACACCGCGCCGATCTGACGTACCTGCTCGACCAGTTGGGTGGAGAAACATCGGTAGGGCATAGTTTCGTTTTCGGTGGCAATTTCCCGGAGCAGGATACCTCACGGGTTGGCGTATTGGGTGCCGATTTGATTGCTGTTGATGGACGGTGGAAAATCAAACGTATATATACTACCGAAAGCTGGAACCCTGGTCTGGTCGCCCCACTGGCTCAGCCAAACCTGAAAGTAGAAGAAGGCCACTATATTCTGGCCATCAACGGACAACCGCTGACGGCCGACAAAGACCCCTATGAATCGCTGAACGGTACTGCTACGTTGCAAACCATCCTGACGGTGAATACCAAACCAACACCCGAAGGTGCCTGGACTATCCGGGTGCAACCTACGACCAAAGAAAATGCGCTGCGCCAGCTTGCTTGGGTGGAAGATAACCGGCGGAAAGTAGCTGAATTGTCGAAAGGGAAATTAGGCTATGTGTGGGTGCCAAATACATCAGGAGCAGGGTTCACCAGTTTCAATCGCTATTATTTTGCCCAGCAGGATAAGGAAGGGGCCGTTATCGATGAGCGTTTTAACGGAGGAGGATTGCTGGACGATTACATGGTCGATCTGATGGTACGTCGGCTACGAGCGTCTATTACCAATGAAGTGCCCGCCGGTAAAGCCATGCGATTACCCGCGGGCATACTCGGTCCCAAAGTACTCCTGATCAATGAACTGGCAGGGTCGGGAGGGGATTTCTTTCCCTGGATCTTCCGTCAGCAGAAAGTGGGCCCGCTGATCGGTACGCGTACCTGGGGTGGCCTGGTGAAATCGTCGGTGCATTATTCCTTTGTCGATGGTGGTGCCATGACCGCCCCTGATAACGCCATTTTTGATCCCATGACCAGCAAATGGGTGGCCGAGAACACGGGTGTCTCGCCGGATATCGAGCAAACAATCTCCGCCGATGCCGTATCAAAAGGTCATGATCTGCAACTCGAAAAAGCAGTTGACGAAGCACTGAAATTACTGCAGAATGAGCCCCACCCTTCGGTAGTCAATCCACCCTATTCTACTCCTGCCAGGAAGCCATAA